A section of the Armatimonadota bacterium genome encodes:
- a CDS encoding aminotransferase class III-fold pyridoxal phosphate-dependent enzyme encodes MPDILTLEREAMTAEHTAADRTTASRILIPGPRSRELLERKRRVVPDAITVQAPVFAVRAEGALLWDADGRRYIDLAGGVGCLNVGHSHPRVVAAIQAQAARFTHT; translated from the coding sequence GTGCCTGACATCCTGACACTGGAGCGTGAAGCCATGACCGCAGAGCACACCGCAGCAGACCGCACCACGGCAAGCCGCATCCTGATCCCGGGGCCGCGCTCCCGGGAGCTGCTGGAGCGCAAGCGGAGGGTGGTGCCCGACGCTATTACCGTCCAGGCGCCCGTATTCGCCGTGCGTGCGGAGGGGGCGCTACTGTGGGATGCCGACGGCCGCCGCTACATTGACCTGGCCGGCGGGGTGGGTTGTCTCAACGTGGGGCACAGCCACCCCAGGGTGGTCGCAGCCATCCAGGCCCAGGCCGCCCGGTTCACCCACAC